A window of the Linepithema humile isolate Giens D197 chromosome 4, Lhum_UNIL_v1.0, whole genome shotgun sequence genome harbors these coding sequences:
- the LOC105669241 gene encoding PIH1 domain-containing protein 1 isoform X1 gives MDKTTFLDIDDSIGTKNLLLPDENRDALNQRMDELMKQFDRTPSILVQPIPGICIKTRSTNKEKVFVNICVTDVIPSPEDISDAKLYQLLNDEVPAYTIPMSIGAERTEVDKAGVPCATFDVVINSTYLKKCQKRKHFMAFTVLVVLSGVADKFDKKLDTENYVVLKNRTVMGKLQQHRIEKREPRKPQGRPLIEEMSHSTKRTDNEMYPQIRNIGKRDCIILRKPLKGPVERLIALFNMPKSVSIEDVEVLINSDRINVTDKKASDMYDVLLPYTLKANNAKAFFDRNISVRISTFSFFFFYIRIHVEVYMLLFSRFYE, from the exons ATGGATAAAACCACTTTCCTTGATATTGACGATTCTATTGGGACGAAAAACTTATTATTACCT GATGAGAACAGAGATGCTTTGAATCAGCGGATGGACGAATTGATGAAACAATTTGACAGGACACCATCGATTCTTGTGCAACCTATTCCTG GTATTTGTATTAAGACTAGATCAACTAATAAGGAAAAGGTTTTCGTAAATATATGTGTGACGGATGTGATTCCATCGCCGGAAGATATATCCGATGCTAAATTGTATCAACTTTTAAATGATGAAGTACCTGCTTATACCATACCGATGAGTATTGGTGCTGAAAGGACGGAGGTGGATAAAG CTGGCGTACCTTGTGCAACTTTCGATGTCGTGATCAATTCAACTTACTTGAAGAAATGTCAAAAGAGAAAACATTTCATGGCGTTTACAGTATTGGTTGTATTGAGTGGTGTAGCGgacaaatttgacaaaaaacTCGATACAGAAAATTATGTTGTTCTTAAAAATCGGACG GTAATGGGTAAACTGCAGCAGCACAGGATAGAGAAACGTGAGCCTAGAAAGCCGCAAGGTCGACCATTGATAGAGGAAATGTCGCATTCTACGAAACGTACTGACAATGAGATGTATCCACAAATTAGAAATATCGGTAAAAgagattgtataattttaagaaaaccACTGAAAGGCCCGGTTGAGCGTTTAATTGCTTTGTTTAATATGCCGAAAAGC GTTTCAATTGAGGACGTAGAAGTATTGATTAATTCTGATCGCATAAATGTCACGGATAAAAAAGCTTCCGATATGTACGACGTTTTACTGCCGTATACGCTAAAGGCGAATAACGCGAAAGCCTTTTTCGATCGTAATATTTCGGTGAgaatttctactttttcttttttttttttttacattaggaTACATGTAGAAGTGTATATGCTCTTATTTTCCAGGTTTTACGAGTAG
- the LOC105669241 gene encoding PIH1 domain-containing protein 1 isoform X2 — MDKTTFLDIDDSIGTKNLLLPDENRDALNQRMDELMKQFDRTPSILVQPIPGICIKTRSTNKEKVFVNICVTDVIPSPEDISDAKLYQLLNDEVPAYTIPMSIGAERTEVDKAGVPCATFDVVINSTYLKKCQKRKHFMAFTVLVVLSGVADKFDKKLDTENYVVLKNRTVMGKLQQHRIEKREPRKPQGRPLIEEMSHSTKRTDNEMYPQIRNIGKRDCIILRKPLKGPVERLIALFNMPKSVSIEDVEVLINSDRINVTDKKASDMYDVLLPYTLKANNAKAFFDRNISVLRVDILMEEK; from the exons ATGGATAAAACCACTTTCCTTGATATTGACGATTCTATTGGGACGAAAAACTTATTATTACCT GATGAGAACAGAGATGCTTTGAATCAGCGGATGGACGAATTGATGAAACAATTTGACAGGACACCATCGATTCTTGTGCAACCTATTCCTG GTATTTGTATTAAGACTAGATCAACTAATAAGGAAAAGGTTTTCGTAAATATATGTGTGACGGATGTGATTCCATCGCCGGAAGATATATCCGATGCTAAATTGTATCAACTTTTAAATGATGAAGTACCTGCTTATACCATACCGATGAGTATTGGTGCTGAAAGGACGGAGGTGGATAAAG CTGGCGTACCTTGTGCAACTTTCGATGTCGTGATCAATTCAACTTACTTGAAGAAATGTCAAAAGAGAAAACATTTCATGGCGTTTACAGTATTGGTTGTATTGAGTGGTGTAGCGgacaaatttgacaaaaaacTCGATACAGAAAATTATGTTGTTCTTAAAAATCGGACG GTAATGGGTAAACTGCAGCAGCACAGGATAGAGAAACGTGAGCCTAGAAAGCCGCAAGGTCGACCATTGATAGAGGAAATGTCGCATTCTACGAAACGTACTGACAATGAGATGTATCCACAAATTAGAAATATCGGTAAAAgagattgtataattttaagaaaaccACTGAAAGGCCCGGTTGAGCGTTTAATTGCTTTGTTTAATATGCCGAAAAGC GTTTCAATTGAGGACGTAGAAGTATTGATTAATTCTGATCGCATAAATGTCACGGATAAAAAAGCTTCCGATATGTACGACGTTTTACTGCCGTATACGCTAAAGGCGAATAACGCGAAAGCCTTTTTCGATCGTAATATTTCG GTTTTACGAGTAGATATATTGatggaagaaaaataa
- the LOC105669241 gene encoding PIH1 domain-containing protein 1 isoform X3 — MDELMKQFDRTPSILVQPIPGICIKTRSTNKEKVFVNICVTDVIPSPEDISDAKLYQLLNDEVPAYTIPMSIGAERTEVDKAGVPCATFDVVINSTYLKKCQKRKHFMAFTVLVVLSGVADKFDKKLDTENYVVLKNRTVMGKLQQHRIEKREPRKPQGRPLIEEMSHSTKRTDNEMYPQIRNIGKRDCIILRKPLKGPVERLIALFNMPKSVSIEDVEVLINSDRINVTDKKASDMYDVLLPYTLKANNAKAFFDRNISVRISTFSFFFFYIRIHVEVYMLLFSRFYE, encoded by the exons ATGGACGAATTGATGAAACAATTTGACAGGACACCATCGATTCTTGTGCAACCTATTCCTG GTATTTGTATTAAGACTAGATCAACTAATAAGGAAAAGGTTTTCGTAAATATATGTGTGACGGATGTGATTCCATCGCCGGAAGATATATCCGATGCTAAATTGTATCAACTTTTAAATGATGAAGTACCTGCTTATACCATACCGATGAGTATTGGTGCTGAAAGGACGGAGGTGGATAAAG CTGGCGTACCTTGTGCAACTTTCGATGTCGTGATCAATTCAACTTACTTGAAGAAATGTCAAAAGAGAAAACATTTCATGGCGTTTACAGTATTGGTTGTATTGAGTGGTGTAGCGgacaaatttgacaaaaaacTCGATACAGAAAATTATGTTGTTCTTAAAAATCGGACG GTAATGGGTAAACTGCAGCAGCACAGGATAGAGAAACGTGAGCCTAGAAAGCCGCAAGGTCGACCATTGATAGAGGAAATGTCGCATTCTACGAAACGTACTGACAATGAGATGTATCCACAAATTAGAAATATCGGTAAAAgagattgtataattttaagaaaaccACTGAAAGGCCCGGTTGAGCGTTTAATTGCTTTGTTTAATATGCCGAAAAGC GTTTCAATTGAGGACGTAGAAGTATTGATTAATTCTGATCGCATAAATGTCACGGATAAAAAAGCTTCCGATATGTACGACGTTTTACTGCCGTATACGCTAAAGGCGAATAACGCGAAAGCCTTTTTCGATCGTAATATTTCGGTGAgaatttctactttttcttttttttttttttacattaggaTACATGTAGAAGTGTATATGCTCTTATTTTCCAGGTTTTACGAGTAG
- the LOC105669240 gene encoding sphingosine-1-phosphate phosphatase 2-like, protein MALELINYLKDPQLVASIQQFFGVKIHYYEHYENLKESKTSQNEDNKYISEKIDNYKKNHVFTCHSKEINGCDANNKQFNGCRQIEYSREKDESTKKREKETSMVLQNPHYTITNLFWYYLFLFGTELGDEIFYCAFIPFLFWNIDGALGRRVVLVWATVMSIGQILKDIIRWPRPACPPAVRLQNKWSQEYGMPSTHAMVGLTIPFSIVLFTMDKYIYPFSIGCTVAFIWCVLVSTSRLYLGMHTVLDIVAGLILATALMVPLVPLVEMTNIYIITNVWLLAILIAVSIATIVYYPCSDKWTPTRSDTAMVVSVTAGIHTGAWFSYYTGALSTSLFSPPYNIVWPTPFTLGHLILRTVLGFAGVIATKTFCKFLSYATMCAILGINWRELMKCQDYSGNQNKVFVDLVNKYVACFMIGVNTVYFLPQTFSTIGIERPTFRTEM, encoded by the exons ATGGCATTGGAGTTAATTAACTATTTAAAGGACCCACAACTAGTCGCATcaattcaacaattttttggtGTCAAAATACATTACTATGAACATTATGAAAACCTTAAGGAGAGTAAAACATCGCAAAATGAAgacaacaaatatatttctgaaaaaattgataattataagaaGAATCATGTTTTCACTTGCCAcagtaaagaaataaatggtTGCGACGCAAACAACAAACAGTTCAATGGATGTAGGCAAATAGAATACTCTAGAGAAAAAGATGAGTCGACAAAAAAACGGGAGAAAGAGACCTCAATGGTTTTACAGAATCCACATTATACAATCACAAATTTGTTttggtattatttatttttatttggtacTGAACTAGGagacgaaatattttattgcgctTTTATACCTTTCTTGTTTTGGAATATTGATGGAGCCCTTGGCAGAAGAGTAGTCTTAGTATGGGCCACTGTTATGAGTATCG GACAGATattgaaagatataattcGTTGGCCCAGGCCGGCGTGTCCACCAGCAGTcagattacaaaataaatggtCACAAGAATACGGAATGCCATCCACTCATGCCATGGTTGGTCTCACAATTCCATTTAGCatagtattatttacaatggataaatatatttatccatTTTCTATCGGTTGTACGGTTGCTTTCATTTG GTGTGTACTCGTCAGTACGAGTAGACTCTATCTAGGTATGCACACCGTCCTGGATATTGTGGCGGGCTTAATATTAGCGACTGCATTAATGGTACCGTTGGTACCTTTAGTAGAAATGACAAATATCTACATCATCACAAATGTCTGGCTATTAGCGATACTGATCGCAGTCAGTATCGCCACTATCGTATATTATCCATGCAGTGACAAATGGACACCTACCAG AAGCGATACCGCAATGGTTGTATCAGTCACAGCAGGAATTCATACAGGTGCATGGTTCAGTTATTACACAGGTGCACTGAGTACGTCGCTATTTTCGCCGCCATACAATATCGTTTGGCCGACGCCCTTTACACTCGGTCATTTGATTCTTAGAACCGTGCTCGGTTTCGCTGGTGTTATCGCGACAAaaactttttgtaaatttctcaGCTATGCTACAATGTGTGCCATATTAGGAATCAATTGGAGGGAGCTCATGAAATGTCAGGACTATAGCGGAAATCAAAATAAGGTCTTCGTCGATCTAGTTAACAAATATGTAGCTTGTTTCATGATAGGTGTAAATACAGTGTATTTTTTGCCACAAACTTTTAGCACGATAGGTATAGAACGACCGACGTTTCGTACCGAAATGTGA
- the LOC105669239 gene encoding T-cell activation inhibitor, mitochondrial isoform X4 produces the protein MYCTTLGRCFCRRDAMRALSTGEVSTALRPFYFTVHPDLFGQYPTQRTVNENSLKQLSSILETLQQKQPIRPTILPFYLRSKDEKEVKAGKFTLVKIQLKEKDLRQTILSILKTCDLPTTFVDKIEEQKPVTKCKSSFWQCSGIKAEFSELEDDPIYASIIMKRKINAEPDTLKAYLDKHINEAHVKLEACRPMRDEVEKLEKILCSDLGLKDIVWDCGWNIAHYRGCLLAFQALAEHHPESMEVLRNRTLVFANDTGISLEGNVMLNSGELIKNVRKHDAVLLKLPAFEKAVSQVLLDIKVGRRKFMPKVMVGQYERQLRQLTTTLSDYRGKRKYPNSWPISLSAYEIVIEAEAGPLMLSPTGQFIVPSSCPSFLLVNFISENLEEATKRLHHYNNIKHVERELHRKTIKELGLAALNKDDSITPDLMIQCCERLLLHKRDLASSLQGVMLWVTHYYSVMSDGVLCVPWDWKL, from the exons ATGTATTGTACGACACTCGGCAGATG CTTTTGCAGGAGGGATGCGATGAGGGCTTTGAGCACCGGCGAAGTCTCCACCGCGTTGAGGCCATTTTACTTCACCGTACATCCTGATCTATTCGGCCAATATCCCACGCAAAGA ACGGTGAATGAGAATTCTCTGAAGCAACTGAGTTCAATCTTGGAGACTTTACAACAAAAGCAACCTATACGACCGACTATTTTGCCCTTTTACTTGCGTTcaaaagatgaaaaagaagtaaaagcTGGTAAATTTacacttgtaaaaatacagctgaaagaaaaagatctgAGACAAACGATACTTTCTATCTTAAAAACATGCGATTTACCGACAACGTTTGTCGATAAAATTGAGGAACAGAAGCCTGTCACAAAGTGCAAATCCAGCTTTTGGCAATGTTCCGGAATAAAGGCAGAATTTTCAGAATTAGAGGATGATCCTATTTACGCATCCATTATTATGAAACGAAAGATTAATGCAGAACCAGATACGCTAAA GGCATATTTGGACAAACATATCAATGAAGCGCATGTTAAATTGGAGGCGTGTAGACCAATGAGAGATGAGGTGGAGAAACTGGAGAAAATATTGTGTAGCGATTTGGGATTGAAGGATATTGTGTGGGATTGCGGTTGGAATATCGCTCATTATCGCGGTTGTTTATTAGCTTTTCAAGCTTTAGCTGAGCATCATCCAGAATCGATGGAGGTGTTGAGGAATCGGACTCTCGTATTTGCTAATGATACCGGTATCAGTTTGGAAGGCAACGTTATGCTGAATTCCGGCGAG CTAATAAAGAACGTAAGAAAACACGATGCCGTGTTGTTGAAATTACCGGCATTTGAGAAGGCAGTGTCCCAAGTACTACTCGACATTAAAGTCGGTCGACG GAAATTCATGCCCAAAGTAATGGTCGGCCAGTATGAGCGACAGCTGCGGCAACTCACGACTACGCTCTCAGATTATCGCGGCAAGAGGAAATATCCAAACTCTTGGCCGATCAGTTTATCGGCTTACGAAATTGTCATCGAAGC CGAAGCTGGTCCTTTAATGCTGTCGCCGACTGGACAATTCATCGTGCCCTCATCATGTCCAAGTTTTCTCTTGGTGAATTTTATTAGTGAGAATTTAGAAGAGGCCACAAAAAGACTACATCATTATAATAA CATAAAGCACGTGGAACGAGAACTTCACCGTAAAACTATTAAGGAATTAGGTTTAGCAGCTCTCAACAAAGACGATAGCATTACACCAGATCTAATGATACAATGTTGCGAACGATTGCTTTTGCATAAAAGAGATTTAGCATCATCTCTTCAGGGTGTTATGCTCTGGGTTACGCATTATTATTCCGTTATGAGTGACGGTGTTCTTTGCGTACCATGGGATTGGAAGTTGTAA
- the LOC105669239 gene encoding T-cell activation inhibitor, mitochondrial isoform X2, giving the protein MYCTTLGRCFCRRDAMRALSTGEVSTALRPFYFTVHPDLFGQYPTQRTVNENSLKQLSSILETLQQKQPIRPTILPFYLRSKDEKEVKAGKFTLVKIQLKEKDLRQTILSILKTCDLPTTFVDKIEEQKPVTKCKSSFWQCSGIKAEFSELEDDPIYASIIMKRKINAEPDTLKAYLDKHINEAHVKLEACRPMRDEVEKLEKILCSDLGLKDIVWDCGWNIAHYRGCLLAFQALAEHHPESMEVLRNRTLVFANDTGISLEGNVMLNSGEVRHNWLDLIKNVRKHDAVLLKLPAFEKAVSQVLLDIKVGRRKFMPKVMVGQYERQLRQLTTTLSDYRGKRKYPNSWPISLSAYEIVIEAEAGPLMLSPTGQFIVPSSCPSFLLVNFISENLEEATKRLHHYNNIKHVERELHRKTIKELGLAALNKDDSITPDLMIQCCERLLLHKRDLASSLQGVMLWVTHYYSVMSDGVLCVPWDWKL; this is encoded by the exons ATGTATTGTACGACACTCGGCAGATG CTTTTGCAGGAGGGATGCGATGAGGGCTTTGAGCACCGGCGAAGTCTCCACCGCGTTGAGGCCATTTTACTTCACCGTACATCCTGATCTATTCGGCCAATATCCCACGCAAAGA ACGGTGAATGAGAATTCTCTGAAGCAACTGAGTTCAATCTTGGAGACTTTACAACAAAAGCAACCTATACGACCGACTATTTTGCCCTTTTACTTGCGTTcaaaagatgaaaaagaagtaaaagcTGGTAAATTTacacttgtaaaaatacagctgaaagaaaaagatctgAGACAAACGATACTTTCTATCTTAAAAACATGCGATTTACCGACAACGTTTGTCGATAAAATTGAGGAACAGAAGCCTGTCACAAAGTGCAAATCCAGCTTTTGGCAATGTTCCGGAATAAAGGCAGAATTTTCAGAATTAGAGGATGATCCTATTTACGCATCCATTATTATGAAACGAAAGATTAATGCAGAACCAGATACGCTAAA GGCATATTTGGACAAACATATCAATGAAGCGCATGTTAAATTGGAGGCGTGTAGACCAATGAGAGATGAGGTGGAGAAACTGGAGAAAATATTGTGTAGCGATTTGGGATTGAAGGATATTGTGTGGGATTGCGGTTGGAATATCGCTCATTATCGCGGTTGTTTATTAGCTTTTCAAGCTTTAGCTGAGCATCATCCAGAATCGATGGAGGTGTTGAGGAATCGGACTCTCGTATTTGCTAATGATACCGGTATCAGTTTGGAAGGCAACGTTATGCTGAATTCCGGCGAGGTTAGGCACAATTGGCTTGAT CTAATAAAGAACGTAAGAAAACACGATGCCGTGTTGTTGAAATTACCGGCATTTGAGAAGGCAGTGTCCCAAGTACTACTCGACATTAAAGTCGGTCGACG GAAATTCATGCCCAAAGTAATGGTCGGCCAGTATGAGCGACAGCTGCGGCAACTCACGACTACGCTCTCAGATTATCGCGGCAAGAGGAAATATCCAAACTCTTGGCCGATCAGTTTATCGGCTTACGAAATTGTCATCGAAGC CGAAGCTGGTCCTTTAATGCTGTCGCCGACTGGACAATTCATCGTGCCCTCATCATGTCCAAGTTTTCTCTTGGTGAATTTTATTAGTGAGAATTTAGAAGAGGCCACAAAAAGACTACATCATTATAATAA CATAAAGCACGTGGAACGAGAACTTCACCGTAAAACTATTAAGGAATTAGGTTTAGCAGCTCTCAACAAAGACGATAGCATTACACCAGATCTAATGATACAATGTTGCGAACGATTGCTTTTGCATAAAAGAGATTTAGCATCATCTCTTCAGGGTGTTATGCTCTGGGTTACGCATTATTATTCCGTTATGAGTGACGGTGTTCTTTGCGTACCATGGGATTGGAAGTTGTAA
- the LOC105669239 gene encoding T-cell activation inhibitor, mitochondrial isoform X3: MYCTTLGRCFCRRDAMRALSTGEVSTALRPFYFTVHPDLFGQYPTQRTVNENSLKQLSSILETLQQKQPIRPTILPFYLRSKDEKEVKAGKFTLVKIQLKEKDLRQTILSILKTCDLPTTFVDKIEEQKPVTKCKSSFWQCSGIKAEFSELEDDPIYASIIMKRKINAEPDTLKAYLDKHINEAHVKLEACRPMRDEVEKLEKILCSDLGLKDIVWDCGWNIAHYRGCLLAFQALAEHHPESMEVLRNRTLVFANDTGISLEGNVMLNSGELIKNVRKHDAVLLKLPAFEKAVSQVLLDIKVGRRVLYMCRKFMPKVMVGQYERQLRQLTTTLSDYRGKRKYPNSWPISLSAYEIVIEAEAGPLMLSPTGQFIVPSSCPSFLLVNFISENLEEATKRLHHYNNIKHVERELHRKTIKELGLAALNKDDSITPDLMIQCCERLLLHKRDLASSLQGVMLWVTHYYSVMSDGVLCVPWDWKL, encoded by the exons ATGTATTGTACGACACTCGGCAGATG CTTTTGCAGGAGGGATGCGATGAGGGCTTTGAGCACCGGCGAAGTCTCCACCGCGTTGAGGCCATTTTACTTCACCGTACATCCTGATCTATTCGGCCAATATCCCACGCAAAGA ACGGTGAATGAGAATTCTCTGAAGCAACTGAGTTCAATCTTGGAGACTTTACAACAAAAGCAACCTATACGACCGACTATTTTGCCCTTTTACTTGCGTTcaaaagatgaaaaagaagtaaaagcTGGTAAATTTacacttgtaaaaatacagctgaaagaaaaagatctgAGACAAACGATACTTTCTATCTTAAAAACATGCGATTTACCGACAACGTTTGTCGATAAAATTGAGGAACAGAAGCCTGTCACAAAGTGCAAATCCAGCTTTTGGCAATGTTCCGGAATAAAGGCAGAATTTTCAGAATTAGAGGATGATCCTATTTACGCATCCATTATTATGAAACGAAAGATTAATGCAGAACCAGATACGCTAAA GGCATATTTGGACAAACATATCAATGAAGCGCATGTTAAATTGGAGGCGTGTAGACCAATGAGAGATGAGGTGGAGAAACTGGAGAAAATATTGTGTAGCGATTTGGGATTGAAGGATATTGTGTGGGATTGCGGTTGGAATATCGCTCATTATCGCGGTTGTTTATTAGCTTTTCAAGCTTTAGCTGAGCATCATCCAGAATCGATGGAGGTGTTGAGGAATCGGACTCTCGTATTTGCTAATGATACCGGTATCAGTTTGGAAGGCAACGTTATGCTGAATTCCGGCGAG CTAATAAAGAACGTAAGAAAACACGATGCCGTGTTGTTGAAATTACCGGCATTTGAGAAGGCAGTGTCCCAAGTACTACTCGACATTAAAGTCGGTCGACG GGTGCTCTATATGTGCAGGAAATTCATGCCCAAAGTAATGGTCGGCCAGTATGAGCGACAGCTGCGGCAACTCACGACTACGCTCTCAGATTATCGCGGCAAGAGGAAATATCCAAACTCTTGGCCGATCAGTTTATCGGCTTACGAAATTGTCATCGAAGC CGAAGCTGGTCCTTTAATGCTGTCGCCGACTGGACAATTCATCGTGCCCTCATCATGTCCAAGTTTTCTCTTGGTGAATTTTATTAGTGAGAATTTAGAAGAGGCCACAAAAAGACTACATCATTATAATAA CATAAAGCACGTGGAACGAGAACTTCACCGTAAAACTATTAAGGAATTAGGTTTAGCAGCTCTCAACAAAGACGATAGCATTACACCAGATCTAATGATACAATGTTGCGAACGATTGCTTTTGCATAAAAGAGATTTAGCATCATCTCTTCAGGGTGTTATGCTCTGGGTTACGCATTATTATTCCGTTATGAGTGACGGTGTTCTTTGCGTACCATGGGATTGGAAGTTGTAA
- the LOC105669239 gene encoding T-cell activation inhibitor, mitochondrial isoform X1, translating to MYCTTLGRCFCRRDAMRALSTGEVSTALRPFYFTVHPDLFGQYPTQRTVNENSLKQLSSILETLQQKQPIRPTILPFYLRSKDEKEVKAGKFTLVKIQLKEKDLRQTILSILKTCDLPTTFVDKIEEQKPVTKCKSSFWQCSGIKAEFSELEDDPIYASIIMKRKINAEPDTLKAYLDKHINEAHVKLEACRPMRDEVEKLEKILCSDLGLKDIVWDCGWNIAHYRGCLLAFQALAEHHPESMEVLRNRTLVFANDTGISLEGNVMLNSGEVRHNWLDLIKNVRKHDAVLLKLPAFEKAVSQVLLDIKVGRRVLYMCRKFMPKVMVGQYERQLRQLTTTLSDYRGKRKYPNSWPISLSAYEIVIEAEAGPLMLSPTGQFIVPSSCPSFLLVNFISENLEEATKRLHHYNNIKHVERELHRKTIKELGLAALNKDDSITPDLMIQCCERLLLHKRDLASSLQGVMLWVTHYYSVMSDGVLCVPWDWKL from the exons ATGTATTGTACGACACTCGGCAGATG CTTTTGCAGGAGGGATGCGATGAGGGCTTTGAGCACCGGCGAAGTCTCCACCGCGTTGAGGCCATTTTACTTCACCGTACATCCTGATCTATTCGGCCAATATCCCACGCAAAGA ACGGTGAATGAGAATTCTCTGAAGCAACTGAGTTCAATCTTGGAGACTTTACAACAAAAGCAACCTATACGACCGACTATTTTGCCCTTTTACTTGCGTTcaaaagatgaaaaagaagtaaaagcTGGTAAATTTacacttgtaaaaatacagctgaaagaaaaagatctgAGACAAACGATACTTTCTATCTTAAAAACATGCGATTTACCGACAACGTTTGTCGATAAAATTGAGGAACAGAAGCCTGTCACAAAGTGCAAATCCAGCTTTTGGCAATGTTCCGGAATAAAGGCAGAATTTTCAGAATTAGAGGATGATCCTATTTACGCATCCATTATTATGAAACGAAAGATTAATGCAGAACCAGATACGCTAAA GGCATATTTGGACAAACATATCAATGAAGCGCATGTTAAATTGGAGGCGTGTAGACCAATGAGAGATGAGGTGGAGAAACTGGAGAAAATATTGTGTAGCGATTTGGGATTGAAGGATATTGTGTGGGATTGCGGTTGGAATATCGCTCATTATCGCGGTTGTTTATTAGCTTTTCAAGCTTTAGCTGAGCATCATCCAGAATCGATGGAGGTGTTGAGGAATCGGACTCTCGTATTTGCTAATGATACCGGTATCAGTTTGGAAGGCAACGTTATGCTGAATTCCGGCGAGGTTAGGCACAATTGGCTTGAT CTAATAAAGAACGTAAGAAAACACGATGCCGTGTTGTTGAAATTACCGGCATTTGAGAAGGCAGTGTCCCAAGTACTACTCGACATTAAAGTCGGTCGACG GGTGCTCTATATGTGCAGGAAATTCATGCCCAAAGTAATGGTCGGCCAGTATGAGCGACAGCTGCGGCAACTCACGACTACGCTCTCAGATTATCGCGGCAAGAGGAAATATCCAAACTCTTGGCCGATCAGTTTATCGGCTTACGAAATTGTCATCGAAGC CGAAGCTGGTCCTTTAATGCTGTCGCCGACTGGACAATTCATCGTGCCCTCATCATGTCCAAGTTTTCTCTTGGTGAATTTTATTAGTGAGAATTTAGAAGAGGCCACAAAAAGACTACATCATTATAATAA CATAAAGCACGTGGAACGAGAACTTCACCGTAAAACTATTAAGGAATTAGGTTTAGCAGCTCTCAACAAAGACGATAGCATTACACCAGATCTAATGATACAATGTTGCGAACGATTGCTTTTGCATAAAAGAGATTTAGCATCATCTCTTCAGGGTGTTATGCTCTGGGTTACGCATTATTATTCCGTTATGAGTGACGGTGTTCTTTGCGTACCATGGGATTGGAAGTTGTAA